DNA sequence from the Brevundimonas sp. NIBR10 genome:
AGGCCGCCGGGTTCAAGGTCGTCATCGCCGGGGCCGGGGGTGCCGCTCATCTGCCCGGCATGGCTGCGTCCATGACCGACCTGCCCGTGCTGGGCGTGCCGGTGGAATCAAAGGCGCTGAAGGGCATGGATTCGCTGCTGTCGATCGTCCAGATGCCAGGCGGCGTCCCCGTCGCCACCCTGGCCATCGGCGAGGCCGGGGCCAAGAACGCGGGCATCCTGGCAGCGCAGATCCTCGCCCTGTCGGACGATGCGCTGGCCGAGCGACTCGCCGCCTACCGCACCACCCAGACCGACGCGGTCGCCGAGACGGTCGAGGACTGATTGGCCGAGCTCGCCCTGCCCCTGCCCCCCGGGTCGACCATCGGCATCATCGGCGGTGGCCAGCTCGGCCGGATGCTGTCCCAGGCGGCGTCGCGCCTGGGGTTCGACGTCCTGATCCTGGACCCCGAGGAAAACTGCCCGGCGGCTCGCGTGTCGCGCGGCCAGTTCGTCGCGGCCTATGACGATCCGGCGGCGCTCACCATCATGGGCCGCGCCTGCGACGTGGTGACGTTCGAGTTCGAGAACGTGCCCTCCGCCTCGATCGAGCAACTGGCCGAGGGCGGTGCCCTGGTGGCGCCCGGCCCGACCGCCCTGGCCGTGGCCCAGGACCGGGTGGACGAGAAGACCTTCCTCAATGCCGTCGGCGCCGCCACCGTCGATTTCGTGGCCGTGGATACGCTGGACGACCTGATCGCGGGGCTTGAGACGCTCGGCACGCCTGCCCTGCTCAAGACCCGCCGCGACGGCTATGACGGCAAGGGCCAGGCCTGGGTCGCCTCGGCCGACGAGGCCGCCGAGGCCTTCGCCGCCATCGGCGGCCGCCCCGCCATCCTGGAAGCCCGCGCCGCCTTCACCCGTGAACTGTCGATCATCGCCGCACGCGGCCACGATGGATCGGTCGCGGTCTATCCCCTGGGCGAGAACGAGCATTCGGGTGGGGTGCTGCGTGTCACCACGGCGCCCGCCGCCGTCGACACGGTGACCGACGCCCGCGCGCGTGAGATCGCCACGGACATCCTCGACGGCCTCGACTATGTCGGCGTGATGGGGATCGAGCTGTTCGACCTCGGCGAGGGCCGGTTGCTGGTCAACGAGATCGCCCCGCGCGTCCATAACACCGGCCACTGGACCCAGGACGGCTGCATCTGCGACCAGTTCGAGCAGCATATCCGCGCCATCGCCGGCTGGCCGCTCGGCCCCACCGAGGCCCACGCCCGCGTCGAGATGACCAATCTGCTGGGCGACGAGGTCGATCAGTGGGCGGGGCTGGCCGCCGAGCCGAACGCGCGCCTGCATCTGTACGGCAAGGCCGAGGCGCGGCCTGGCCGGAAGATGGCGCATGTGAACAGGGTCGGCCCTTTGGCATGACGGCCGAAGCTTGAGCATACAGCAAAGCCTGTCATGATGCGGGCATGACGCTGTCGTTTCTTGCTCCTGTTCTGCTGCTGGTCGCCATCGCCGTCTTGCTGTCGACGCCCAAATTCAGAAGCCGCCCCGGGGCCAAACTGGGCGTGGCAATATCCGCCGTGGGCGCTGTCGCGATCGGCTTTTCCGCCATCGGCTATCAGATCGGCAAGGATGCAGCCCTCAGAGACAACCGGGCTGATGCGGCTGCCGCCGCCGAGGCTGCGAGACCTTAGGTCCTCAGCGGTACCGCAACCGGCTCAGCACATCCGTCACCCGGCGCAGCGGAGCCTCGAAATCCTTGCCGGCCTTCCACTTCTCGAAGGTCATGACGTTCTCGATCCGCGCGGCGACAAAGGCCTCGGCGCGCTCGCGGCCGTCGAACAGACGCATCGTCATGGCCGGGACCAGGATGCCCGACAGGATCACCCGCTTGGAATAGTGGTTCCAGTCCGTCGCCGTGTCCCCGGCCCAGCGCCACAGGCCGTCCGCGGTGTCCCACGTCAGGCTCAGCGCCAGATCGGCGTTGGTCGGCAGGGCCATGAAGCCGGCGGCACGCTTTTCCGCCTCGCCGTCCGCCGCAGCGGCTTCCAGGCGGGCCGAGACGGCACGGGCGATTCGCTCGCGGATCTTCAGCGTCGCCGGATCGACCTCGGCCAGGGCCTGCATCGCCGCCGCGTCATGGCGTCGCCACAGCAGGGCCGCCAGGTCGCGCGCGCCGTTGGGCATTAGTAGGTCCTGATCCCCCTCCGACAGGCCATTGGCCTTGCACGCGGCCCGGACCAGCCGGCCGTTCCAGCCCAGGCGGGGGGCCAGCGGCAGGGCGGCGTCCAGCACGGACTGCTCCATCCGGTCGGCCCAGTCGCCCTGGGGGGCCTCGTTCGGGATGTGGGCGGCCGTGGTCATGGCTGTAGAATACGCCCACCGGCCGGGCGTTGCGAGCCCGGCGGCCGCCTTGCGACATCACGCGCAGTTTGGCCGCTCTCGATATGGACACCGCGCGACCACTGGTGTATTGGCCCGCCTTCGCTCGCCGGGCTGTCGCCCGCGAGGTGAGATTTTATTTGTCTGCCCGTCTCCCTCACAGGACGCGGCGGGCGGCCA
Encoded proteins:
- the purE gene encoding 5-(carboxyamino)imidazole ribonucleotide mutase, giving the protein MAISTPPVAIIMGSRSDWPTMKHAADSLDTLGVAWEARVVSAHRTPKRLYDFATCAKAAGFKVVIAGAGGAAHLPGMAASMTDLPVLGVPVESKALKGMDSLLSIVQMPGGVPVATLAIGEAGAKNAGILAAQILALSDDALAERLAAYRTTQTDAVAETVED
- a CDS encoding 5-(carboxyamino)imidazole ribonucleotide synthase translates to MAELALPLPPGSTIGIIGGGQLGRMLSQAASRLGFDVLILDPEENCPAARVSRGQFVAAYDDPAALTIMGRACDVVTFEFENVPSASIEQLAEGGALVAPGPTALAVAQDRVDEKTFLNAVGAATVDFVAVDTLDDLIAGLETLGTPALLKTRRDGYDGKGQAWVASADEAAEAFAAIGGRPAILEARAAFTRELSIIAARGHDGSVAVYPLGENEHSGGVLRVTTAPAAVDTVTDARAREIATDILDGLDYVGVMGIELFDLGEGRLLVNEIAPRVHNTGHWTQDGCICDQFEQHIRAIAGWPLGPTEAHARVEMTNLLGDEVDQWAGLAAEPNARLHLYGKAEARPGRKMAHVNRVGPLA
- a CDS encoding COQ9 family protein, which translates into the protein MTTAAHIPNEAPQGDWADRMEQSVLDAALPLAPRLGWNGRLVRAACKANGLSEGDQDLLMPNGARDLAALLWRRHDAAAMQALAEVDPATLKIRERIARAVSARLEAAAADGEAEKRAAGFMALPTNADLALSLTWDTADGLWRWAGDTATDWNHYSKRVILSGILVPAMTMRLFDGRERAEAFVAARIENVMTFEKWKAGKDFEAPLRRVTDVLSRLRYR